A region from the Desulfurobacterium pacificum genome encodes:
- a CDS encoding MTH1187 family thiamine-binding protein, giving the protein MSVLVEFAMFPTDKGESVSSYVSRIIKFIDESGIPYKLTPMGTIFETETIEEALKVLEQAYKLLEPDCNRVYCTAKFDIRKGRSNRLEQKIKSIEKKIGKEVRK; this is encoded by the coding sequence ATGTCTGTCTTAGTGGAATTCGCCATGTTCCCCACAGATAAAGGGGAAAGTGTAAGTAGTTATGTATCAAGGATAATAAAATTCATTGATGAAAGCGGTATTCCATACAAACTTACTCCTATGGGAACCATTTTTGAGACAGAAACAATAGAGGAAGCTCTTAAAGTTTTAGAACAAGCTTATAAGTTATTAGAACCCGACTGTAATAGAGTCTACTGCACGGCAAAGTTTGATATAAGAAAAGGAAGGAGTAACCGATTAGAACAAAAAATCAAATCAATAGAAAAGAAAATAGGCAAGGAAGTTAGAAAATAG